One genomic window of Aquisalimonas sp. 2447 includes the following:
- a CDS encoding IS66 family transposase: MKSTPDNAPPAPDLSGLSAAEMMAVIGDLQQQLASKEQAIRQRDTRIDLLEELLRLKTLQKFAASSEKHQNQITLFDEAEVEAEIDALREALPDDAEPDPDETPRTSGKRRERGFSDTLARRRVELTLSDEEKAGASKTFFTKVKEELEFIPAQLSVLEYWQEKAVFEHDDGEESLVAAPRPVHPLGKCIATTALLAYIITSKYADGLPLYRLENMLARLGHSVSRTSMAHWIIRLDAVFSPLINLMREAQNTSDYLQADETRMQVLKEDGKVAQSDKWIWVTRGGPPGRPTVLFAYDPSRAGSVPVRLLDDFSGILQADGYSGYGQVCRDNAITRIGCWDHARRKFVEASKAAPPKKKGKGKRQSAKADVALGAIQELYAIERRIKDLGDDERYRIRQAESLPRLQALKTWLEDNAGKVVKGSLTRKAMDYTLNQWDTLVGYCERGDLQISNALAENAIRPFALGRKAWLFADTTQGARASASCYSLIETAKANGLDPSAYIHHVLTHIGEADTVEKLEALLPWNTGLEPAPKKS; this comes from the coding sequence ATGAAATCAACGCCCGATAACGCCCCTCCGGCTCCCGATCTCAGCGGCCTCTCCGCCGCTGAGATGATGGCCGTTATCGGTGACCTTCAGCAACAACTGGCCTCGAAAGAGCAGGCCATCCGGCAACGCGATACGCGCATTGATCTGCTCGAAGAACTGCTGCGCCTGAAGACCCTCCAGAAGTTCGCCGCCAGTAGCGAGAAGCATCAAAACCAGATCACGCTGTTCGACGAGGCGGAGGTGGAAGCCGAGATCGATGCCTTGCGCGAGGCACTCCCGGACGACGCTGAACCCGACCCGGATGAGACGCCGCGCACCTCGGGCAAGCGGCGTGAGCGGGGCTTCTCGGACACGCTGGCGCGCAGGCGCGTTGAGCTCACGCTCAGCGACGAGGAGAAAGCCGGTGCCAGCAAGACCTTCTTCACCAAGGTCAAGGAGGAGCTTGAGTTCATCCCCGCTCAGTTGAGCGTGCTGGAGTACTGGCAGGAGAAGGCCGTGTTCGAGCACGACGACGGGGAGGAGTCCCTAGTGGCGGCGCCCCGGCCGGTCCACCCGCTGGGCAAATGCATTGCCACCACCGCGCTGCTCGCCTACATCATCACCTCGAAGTACGCCGACGGTCTGCCGCTGTACCGACTGGAGAACATGCTGGCGCGGCTCGGGCATTCGGTCAGTCGCACCAGCATGGCGCACTGGATCATCCGCCTGGATGCGGTGTTCAGCCCGCTGATCAACCTCATGCGCGAGGCGCAGAACACCAGCGACTACCTCCAGGCCGATGAGACCCGCATGCAGGTCCTCAAGGAGGACGGCAAGGTCGCCCAGTCCGACAAATGGATCTGGGTGACCCGGGGTGGGCCACCTGGCCGGCCAACGGTGCTGTTCGCGTACGACCCCTCACGTGCGGGGAGCGTGCCCGTGCGCCTGCTCGATGACTTCAGCGGCATCCTGCAGGCCGATGGCTACTCCGGCTACGGCCAGGTGTGTCGGGACAACGCCATCACCCGGATCGGGTGCTGGGATCATGCCCGTCGCAAGTTTGTCGAGGCCTCCAAGGCGGCGCCGCCCAAGAAGAAGGGCAAAGGCAAACGCCAGAGCGCCAAGGCGGATGTGGCGCTGGGGGCGATCCAAGAGCTCTACGCCATTGAGCGCCGAATCAAGGATCTCGGCGATGATGAGCGCTATCGCATCCGCCAGGCCGAGAGCCTGCCCCGGCTCCAGGCGTTGAAAACCTGGCTGGAAGACAACGCCGGCAAGGTCGTGAAGGGCTCACTGACCCGCAAGGCGATGGACTACACCCTGAACCAGTGGGACACCCTGGTGGGCTACTGCGAGCGTGGGGATCTACAGATCAGTAACGCCCTGGCCGAGAACGCCATCCGCCCGTTCGCGCTCGGTCGCAAGGCATGGCTGTTCGCCGATACCACCCAGGGCGCACGCGCCAGCGCGAGCTGCTACTCACTAATCGAGACCGCCAAGGCCAATGGCCTGGACCCCTCGGCCTACATCCACCATGTGCTCACGCACATCGGCGAGGCGGACACCGTCGAGAAGCTCGAAGCGCTACTGCCCTGGAATACGGGCCTGGAGCCGGCTCCGAAAAAGAGCTGA
- a CDS encoding IS3 family transposase — translation MMVLNERPAHVPRSRACAALGISRTGSYPRDRRCGSPKPASRPQPRQLGSVERERIRDLAGSERYQDASVRVIHATELNEGRVLASVSTMYRVLRADGQTRERRPQRPPQNHAVPRVIAERPNAAWTWDISRLPTVVPRRYLNLYLILDLFSRYPIAWMISAKENAALAQHLFRNALTRHQIPAGQLTVHQDRGAPMIAHSYRDFLDAFGVRRSYSRPRVSNDNPVSEAQFKTIKYSPGYPGRFRDIRHAREWMQSFMTSYQHRPHEGIGFYTPADVFHGHVDTVHARREQALAAHYAAHPQRYPNGAPRASLPPAVMAINPGDGITTAAELLDQAPENMATHTPVTVTEEEPVH, via the coding sequence ATGATGGTCCTCAACGAGCGCCCTGCGCATGTTCCCCGCAGCCGCGCTTGCGCGGCGCTGGGGATCTCGCGTACCGGGAGTTATCCGCGGGACCGCCGCTGTGGCTCTCCGAAGCCTGCATCGCGTCCCCAGCCACGCCAACTGGGGTCGGTGGAGCGTGAGCGCATCCGAGACTTGGCCGGCAGCGAGCGCTATCAGGATGCAAGTGTGCGGGTGATCCATGCCACTGAACTCAATGAGGGGCGTGTGCTGGCCTCGGTATCGACGATGTACCGGGTGCTGCGCGCCGATGGGCAAACGCGTGAGCGGCGCCCGCAGCGACCGCCCCAGAATCACGCTGTCCCGCGGGTGATCGCCGAACGGCCCAATGCCGCCTGGACATGGGATATCTCCAGACTTCCGACGGTGGTGCCTCGGCGCTATTTGAACCTGTACCTGATCCTGGATCTGTTCAGCCGCTACCCTATCGCCTGGATGATCAGCGCCAAGGAGAACGCAGCACTCGCCCAACACCTGTTCCGCAATGCGTTGACGCGCCACCAGATCCCGGCCGGGCAACTGACCGTCCACCAGGACCGTGGTGCGCCCATGATCGCCCACAGCTACAGGGACTTCCTGGACGCCTTCGGCGTACGTCGCAGCTACTCGCGGCCCCGGGTGAGTAACGACAACCCCGTCAGCGAGGCGCAGTTCAAGACCATCAAGTACAGCCCCGGCTACCCGGGGCGGTTCCGGGACATCCGCCATGCCCGCGAGTGGATGCAGTCCTTCATGACCAGCTATCAGCATCGGCCCCACGAAGGCATCGGGTTCTACACGCCGGCAGACGTCTTCCACGGCCACGTCGATACCGTCCACGCCCGACGCGAGCAGGCGCTCGCCGCGCACTACGCTGCGCACCCGCAGCGCTACCCCAACGGGGCGCCCCGGGCGAGCCTGCCGCCGGCGGTCATGGCGATCAATCCCGGTGACGGGATCACCACAGCGGCCGAGCTGCTGGATCAGGCCCCGGAAAACATGGCAACGCATACACCCGTGACCGTCACTGAAGAGGAGCCTGTTCACTAA
- a CDS encoding transposase — protein MNDSNEVPTDPTLERRTRRRFSAAEKQRLLAEADALPRGEKGEWLRQNGLYAAQLTQWRQTLAETGTQGLEPKTGGRKPTDPRDREIAKLRREKEQLEHRAQVAEDLVELQKKLRDLVARAGNDERSQ, from the coding sequence GTGAACGACTCGAACGAAGTACCCACTGATCCGACCCTGGAGAGGCGCACGCGGCGACGGTTCTCCGCAGCCGAGAAGCAGCGCCTGCTTGCTGAAGCCGATGCCCTCCCGCGTGGGGAGAAGGGCGAGTGGTTACGCCAAAATGGCTTGTACGCCGCACAGCTCACCCAATGGCGCCAGACGTTGGCCGAGACCGGCACACAGGGTCTGGAGCCCAAGACCGGTGGGCGTAAGCCCACCGACCCACGGGATCGTGAGATTGCGAAGCTGCGCCGTGAGAAGGAGCAGCTTGAGCATCGCGCCCAGGTGGCGGAGGATCTGGTCGAGCTCCAAAAAAAACTGCGGGATCTGGTCGCCCGGGCCGGCAACGACGAGCGCTCGCAATGA
- a CDS encoding GGDEF domain-containing protein → MTPEVQEALRLCPSLPTLSSVADSVVRLARDPDPDATSLVRLVTQDPALVSRLLRVSNSPLYARRRSADNLHEAISVLGINTTITVALSFSLADSIRTSEASFRLTQYVWRRSLLAAVTSRRIGAMLGVRQGEELFLAGLLQDIGMLALQVALPEHYAVIAHEPESDPEHDTIAAREKEAFGCDHSEASAWLMRDWQMPEYLAACAHGSHDPSRSTGEAWSHLVRCVALSSRVVEFYLSGQETRSAESLAADAHHLVGLSQERTYDLLAGIAEELPTIEQLFETEILSPAYAAGIVDQAREILTIRNLELLRQISEQQLHAQELETRTSELRETAHRDGLTGIHNRWHLDQRLETEYTLATEHNWPLVIGFLDLDHFKQVNDEHGHQVGDQTLAQTARVLERSLREGDCVARYGGEEFVVLLPGTDSRDAGIVMERLRRAVESEVHTTHEGVELRVTASIGVTIYVPGEHDVQGPSTLVREADRALYDAKGSGRNRIVFSDLLARKEKLAQRK, encoded by the coding sequence ATGACACCCGAAGTGCAAGAGGCACTTAGGCTATGTCCCTCCCTGCCGACTCTGTCGAGCGTGGCCGACAGTGTTGTACGGCTGGCGCGGGACCCTGACCCGGACGCCACGAGTCTCGTCCGTTTAGTGACGCAGGATCCAGCCCTGGTGAGCCGCCTTCTTCGGGTGAGCAACTCGCCGCTGTATGCGCGCCGGCGCTCCGCGGACAATCTCCACGAGGCGATTTCGGTGCTCGGGATCAACACGACGATTACCGTGGCGTTGAGCTTTTCGCTCGCGGATAGCATTCGCACCAGCGAGGCATCGTTCCGCCTCACGCAATACGTCTGGCGTCGCTCGCTCTTGGCAGCGGTCACATCGCGTCGCATTGGCGCCATGCTCGGGGTCAGGCAGGGCGAGGAATTATTCCTTGCCGGGCTGCTCCAGGATATCGGCATGCTCGCGCTCCAGGTCGCACTCCCGGAGCACTACGCGGTAATCGCTCATGAGCCGGAATCCGACCCAGAGCATGACACCATTGCCGCTCGTGAAAAGGAGGCATTTGGGTGCGATCACAGCGAGGCCAGCGCCTGGCTCATGCGCGATTGGCAGATGCCTGAATACCTGGCTGCCTGCGCACACGGGAGCCATGATCCATCGCGATCCACCGGCGAAGCGTGGAGTCACCTCGTTCGCTGTGTCGCACTCTCAAGCCGCGTCGTCGAGTTCTATCTCTCCGGCCAGGAGACCAGAAGCGCGGAGTCACTGGCCGCTGACGCCCATCATCTCGTCGGGCTGAGTCAGGAGAGAACCTACGATTTACTTGCGGGCATCGCTGAAGAGCTGCCGACCATCGAGCAGCTCTTCGAGACCGAGATCCTCTCACCCGCCTACGCTGCCGGCATTGTAGACCAAGCTCGCGAGATCCTGACCATCAGGAACCTGGAGCTGCTGCGACAAATCTCAGAGCAACAGCTCCACGCTCAGGAACTCGAGACGAGGACCAGCGAGCTACGCGAGACGGCGCATCGCGACGGTCTGACCGGCATCCACAACCGATGGCACCTCGACCAGCGCCTTGAGACGGAGTACACGCTCGCGACAGAGCACAACTGGCCGCTGGTGATCGGTTTTCTCGATCTCGACCATTTCAAGCAGGTGAATGACGAACACGGGCACCAGGTCGGTGATCAGACCCTTGCGCAAACGGCGCGGGTTCTGGAGCGCAGCCTGCGGGAAGGCGACTGTGTCGCCCGCTACGGGGGTGAAGAGTTTGTGGTGCTGTTGCCCGGCACCGATTCGCGTGACGCAGGAATCGTCATGGAACGCCTTCGCAGGGCAGTGGAATCCGAAGTGCACACGACCCACGAGGGCGTCGAGTTGCGGGTCACCGCGTCCATTGGTGTCACGATCTACGTGCCCGGAGAGCATGATGTCCAAGGGCCATCGACGCTTGTCCGTGAAGCCGATCGTGCCCTTTACGATGCCAAGGGCTCCGGGCGCAACCGCATCGTGTTTAGTGATCTGCTGGCACGCAAGGAAAAGCTAGCGCAGCGAAAGTGA